A window of Mucilaginibacter robiniae genomic DNA:
CCAGGCATTCCCTTTTAAAAGGTTCAATAATAATGTTGCCCTTTTCTATTTCTTCTAAAATTCGCTTGTCAGATAAAATCATACTGGTGGGGAAGGTTGGCCGACTAAATTAGAATAATTTAAGCTAATTTTGCTGTCCGTTTCTGTATTTTTAACTTTATGGCTATAGCATACAAAAGGCAGGTTGATGGTGATACTGAATTTGCTTTATGGAAAATTGAGGAGGATGCAGATACGTTGTATCGGCAACTACAGCTGAACGATCAGGAGAAAGCCTATGTAGAGCAATTAGCCAACGGCAAACGTAACTTGCACTGGCTAAGTACACGTGTTTTGCTGCGTACTATGCTAAATACCGATAGTTACATTGATTGCCGTATAGATGAGCATGGCAAGCCTTACCTGGTGAATATGCCTTATCAAATATCGTTGAGCCATTCGTTTGATTATGCTGCCGTGATGATTAGCAAGAGCCGGCCTGTAGGTATTGATATTGAGCAGATTAAAGAGAAGGTAGAACGCATTGCCCCGAAGTTTATGAAGCTGCAGGAACTGGCCTTTATGGATGAGCAAGCCAAAATACAGCACTTGTATGTATGCTGGTGTGCTAAAGAGGCGGTATATAAATGCTACGGGCGGAAAGAGGTTTCTTTTCTGGATAATATCGCTTTGAAGCCGTTTAACTATCAGACAGAAGGCAGTTTAAAAGCACATTTGCAAAAAGATGAGGTAAGCTTGAACTATCAGGTAGATTACCTGCAGTATGAAGATTACATGATTGGTTACGTGAAAGGATAGTACATGAAAAACAAACAGGTTATTTTTCAGGATTGGGGCTTAATAGATTATAAAGAAGCTTGGGACAAGCAGGAAGCTTTATTTGCCGAAACGGTAAAGCTAAAAACCGAAATACGTAACCGCCAGGCAGTAGCTGTTGGTGAAGAAGCTGCTGATGAAATAATTACCCCTAATTACCTGGTGTTTTGTGAGCACCCGCACGTATATACTTTGGGCAAAAGTGGTAAACCGGAACACTTGTTATTGGATGAAGAAGGTTTAAAGGAAAAGCGCGCTGTTTACTATCCCATTAACCGTGGTGGCGATATTACTTACCACGGGCCTGGGCAGTTGGTAGCTTATCCAATTCTGGATTTGGATAATTTTTTTACTGATATACATATGTACCTGCGCATGCTGGAAGAAGCCGTTATCAACACTTTGGCTGATTATGGCATTACTGCGAGTCGCTATCCGGGATATACGGGCGTTTGGTTGGATGCTGATAACGAGCGGGCCCGTAAAATTTGCGCTATGGGCGTACGTTGTAGCCGGTGGGTAACCATGCACGGACTAGCGTTTAATGTAAATGCCAGCCTTGATTATTTTCAAAACATTGTGCCCTGTGGCATTGATGACAAAGATGTAACCAGTATGCAACGCGAACTAGGCCGCCTGATTGATTTAAATGAAGTAAAAGAAATCCTGAAACATCATATTTCCGTACAGTTTGGTATGGAGATAGTGGGATGAAAAAAGGAATAAAAACCATCATATTAGCTTTAACCTTATTAAGCTGTACCAACAAGAAGATGGATGAGGTAATTACGACTGCATCAACAACTACAACGCAATCTGGGGACAGTAGTGCGCCATTAACTTACTTGGCTCTGGGTGATTCTTATACTATTGGTGAATCGGTAGCGCCGGAGGTTTCTTTTCCGTATGAGTTGTCGGCACGATTGCATGCTAAGTATAGTACCGGTACGCCTACCATTGTAGCTCGTACCGGCTGGACTACTGCCGATTTAATTAGTGCAATTAACCGCATTACCCTGAATAAAACATATGGTATAGTTACTTTGCTAATTGGTGTGAATAACCAATATCAGTATCAGGATATCGCTTTGTACCGTACGCAATTTGCCCAGTTGTTGAATACGGCTATCAATTTTGCAGGCGGTAATAAAAAGCATGTATTTGTACTCTCTATCCCCGATTGGAGTGTAACCCCTTATGCCGCTGCATCAGGACGTGATATAGCGCAAATTGCTACCGAAATAGACCAGTACAATGCAATCAATAAAGAGCAAAGCTTGCAGGCAGGTGTAAATTATACCGATATTACTCCTATATCGCGCATGGCTACTACCGACCCTGGCTTAATTGCTGCCGATGGCTTGCACCCATCACCAACCATGTATAGCTTATGGGTATCTAAAATGCTGGATCAGGTACTGGCTGGCGTAGCTGATGTAAAATAAGAATAGATGATTAACTTCAAACAAGAAAGGCACTGTTGAATGAACAGTGCCTTTCTTGTTTAATACAATAGCTTTAATTATGCATTTATCTTTTGTAATTCTGCTGCAATGGTATCGGCTGTTTTAGCACTTACCTGTACTAGCGGCAGGCGAAGCGTATCGCCACAAATAGCTAACTGTTTCAGTGCAGTTTTAATACCGCCGGGGCTACCTTCAGCAAACATTAACCGGGTAAACTCAATAAGTGAGTAGTGTGCTTTTTGAGCAGCTGTAAAATCACCTGTCAAGCAAGTACGTACCATATCTGAAAACTGACGTGGCACCGCATTACCTACCACGGAGATAACGCCAACTGCACCCAAAGCGATCATCGGTAAAGTAACCGGATCATCGCCCGATATGAGCATAAACTCTTCAGGCTTATCGCGCATAATCTGGTTAAACTGCTCAAAGTTGCCTGAGGCTTCTTTTATAGCAATGATGTTTTTAAAATCACGAGCAAGTCTTACCGTAGTTTCGGCACTGATGTTACTGCCGGTACGGCCGGGTACGTTATATAAAATGATAGGCAAAGTTGATGCCTCAGCAATAGATTTGTAGTGTTGGTAAATACCTTCCTGAATAGGCTTATTATAATACGGGCTAGCCGAAAGTATTGCATCATAGCCGTTCGTGTTAAACTGCTTCACTTGCTCAACTACCTCATAGGTATTATTGCCACCAATACCAGCTACCAGGTGTACGCGCTTGTTTACTGTTTCGGCAGTAAATTCCCAAATCTTCTTTTTCTCTTCCTTATTCAGGGTTGCACTTTCACCAGTGGTACCTAAAGATACCAGGTACTCTA
This region includes:
- the lipB gene encoding lipoyl(octanoyl) transferase LipB, yielding MKNKQVIFQDWGLIDYKEAWDKQEALFAETVKLKTEIRNRQAVAVGEEAADEIITPNYLVFCEHPHVYTLGKSGKPEHLLLDEEGLKEKRAVYYPINRGGDITYHGPGQLVAYPILDLDNFFTDIHMYLRMLEEAVINTLADYGITASRYPGYTGVWLDADNERARKICAMGVRCSRWVTMHGLAFNVNASLDYFQNIVPCGIDDKDVTSMQRELGRLIDLNEVKEILKHHISVQFGMEIVG
- the dapA gene encoding 4-hydroxy-tetrahydrodipicolinate synthase, whose amino-acid sequence is MNMFHGTGVAIVTPFDGSGQVDYDGLKKLINYLIDGGVEYLVSLGTTGESATLNKEEKKKIWEFTAETVNKRVHLVAGIGGNNTYEVVEQVKQFNTNGYDAILSASPYYNKPIQEGIYQHYKSIAEASTLPIILYNVPGRTGSNISAETTVRLARDFKNIIAIKEASGNFEQFNQIMRDKPEEFMLISGDDPVTLPMIALGAVGVISVVGNAVPRQFSDMVRTCLTGDFTAAQKAHYSLIEFTRLMFAEGSPGGIKTALKQLAICGDTLRLPLVQVSAKTADTIAAELQKINA
- a CDS encoding SGNH/GDSL hydrolase family protein, yielding MKKGIKTIILALTLLSCTNKKMDEVITTASTTTTQSGDSSAPLTYLALGDSYTIGESVAPEVSFPYELSARLHAKYSTGTPTIVARTGWTTADLISAINRITLNKTYGIVTLLIGVNNQYQYQDIALYRTQFAQLLNTAINFAGGNKKHVFVLSIPDWSVTPYAAASGRDIAQIATEIDQYNAINKEQSLQAGVNYTDITPISRMATTDPGLIAADGLHPSPTMYSLWVSKMLDQVLAGVADVK
- a CDS encoding 4'-phosphopantetheinyl transferase family protein; amino-acid sequence: MAIAYKRQVDGDTEFALWKIEEDADTLYRQLQLNDQEKAYVEQLANGKRNLHWLSTRVLLRTMLNTDSYIDCRIDEHGKPYLVNMPYQISLSHSFDYAAVMISKSRPVGIDIEQIKEKVERIAPKFMKLQELAFMDEQAKIQHLYVCWCAKEAVYKCYGRKEVSFLDNIALKPFNYQTEGSLKAHLQKDEVSLNYQVDYLQYEDYMIGYVKG